The Labeo rohita strain BAU-BD-2019 chromosome 14, IGBB_LRoh.1.0, whole genome shotgun sequence genomic interval gtttgtcccattctcacataatttgcacagtatgatgatatttcctctagaagcacatggatgaaacactataAACTATCAAACTTGTGTCAAGAGTGAAATATCCCtttgaaaattaaccatggctttattacaaaaaaaaaaaaaaacgttacaaTACTTAAACTATGgcaaccacaaattaaccatggttttctAGGACTGTTCTGGCCAAGATAGGCAGacaattttacataaaacacagttacaacaaacattacaaaacaacaagtaacacattaaaaacaatcacACACCATTAAATTGCTCTCTAAATTACATAAAagacttaaaataattatatgacACCAAGTTTTGCAACTTCAACTCCTTTTGGAGAAAATTCCAATCTGAGGTGGCAGCATATTTAAAGAGGTTTTACCAAGTTCAGTCCTGACAAAAGgcacacaaaaattataatttgacTGAGAACATAATGAATAATTTCCAAACTGAGTAATTTGCATGAGACAGAGATTAAATGGTAAACGTCCCAAAATTGGCCTATATATCAACAGATACCAATGCATTTTTCTGCAGATACTCAAAGAAGCCCAAGCAACTTTTTTGTATAATTCACAATGATGAGTTGAAAATTTACATCCAGTTATAACTCTCAGGGCACCATGGTACAAAGCATCCAATGAGGAGAGAAGGTAAGAGGGGGCATAATGATAAACTACATCCCCATAATCAAGAACCGGCAAAAACGTAGCAAAAGTAAAAACCAAGCTgcttctttattattattattattattattattattattattattattattttttgcaaatacttaactctttaactgtcaccgtccccttTGTGGGACGCCTACGTTTACTTcgccatattacaaataaatcctaatctaatcatgacaaactatacatcgttggaaaggtctaagactcctaaatagatattttactatatttttgtgttacaaattatgtaggaaaagtaatagattaatatgtcaagagtgcaacttaaaaaatctacatcatcaCATGAGTTCTGTCACAAAAGgctttctttgttgcctttttccctatcacaatttagaaatcataagaaattatatatcagtgcaaaacttaaaatctcaaaattcatcctttgaaaggcatttttaaatcagacattgtgaaaatgtacattaaaatcatattacaaaatgttttcattcatgaattataaaaatttaagtctggatagtgcatttttatgtgttCAAATAtaggagtgacagttaaagggttaatgtgtgaaataaaacaatgtgtTATCGATAGTAATACCCAGATATTTGTACTCCAACACTGAGGTAACTTGGCTCCCCTGAAGAGTTTGAAGGACAATACAATTCTCTGAAGGAGTTCTAGAATTAGAAAATAACATGctctttgttttttcaacatttaaaaccAACTTCAAAGCACAGAACCTATTCTGAATAATATCAAAAGCAGACTGTAAGGAAGCCACAGATTGTTATTTAGAGGGAGCTGAGCAATAAACGATAGTATTGTCTGCATAGAAATTAAACTTTgcattatcaatattaaaatcaaggcaatttatatatataaataataacaggCCCAACCCAGATCCTTGTGGGGTTCCCTTAACAATCTCCAAAAAATCTGACTGGGTACCTTCCATCTGGACACATTGGGTTCTACCTTTTAAACAATCAGTGAAccataaaacaacattttctgaTAGGCCTTACCTTCTGGACTATCTAATAATATGTTGTGATCCACCGTATCAAAGGCCTTTGATAGGTCAATAAAAAGACAAGCACAATGTTGTTTATTATCCATATATTTAATACCTTTAAGATGGCTGTGGTGGTAATAAGCCCTTTATGAAAACCAGATTgattaatagataaaatattattacgagATGATTActaattaaattttgttttgagaGAATACAGAGCTTAGATAAATGTCTATAGggcgctgaggcggcgttagaatccataTGCAGAGGTTTATTGTACAaagcagcaaacatacacgtaaAACCAGGCAATGGGTCATTAACCAGAAAGCAGTCCACTCTTTCGACAGTCcaagggtaatccgtaaatCGTAGTGAGAAAGCCAGACAATAAGGTCAAACCTTGATATCAGTCCACACAGTTCAACAATCCAGAAAGGGTAATCCAAGAAATCGGTAGTCAGAAAACGAGGCAGAATCATACACGTGcaaacaaatcagaataatcagaaaacgcttggtaaggcaggtaaactggcaatacttcgcaatgtgtgagcacatggtgagtccttaaatactgccaaacaggaagtagcagtagaagcagcagagggagcgcgcagtcagtattcgggtgatggctccctctgctggcttggcattacagAACCCCTccctctaggagcgactcctggagcTCGACGAGGACGTCCCCGTGGTCGTGGTGCTGGACGGTCGGGTCTGGCTCGGTGGAATTCCTCTATGAGAGACGGATCCAGAATGTCGTTGGCGGCTACCCATGACCTCTCCTCAGGTCCATAgccctcccagtccaccaaaTATTGGAGCTGACCCCCTCTACGCCGAGAGTCCAGCAACTCCTTCACCTGATATGCAGGCAAGCCGTCCACTTCCAGGGGTGGCGGCGGTTCTGGGGCCATCTGGCCGGGGTCAGCCTCCGGGTGGACCGGTTTGAGGAGCGATACATGGAAGGAGGGAGAGATACGGTAGTTAGGAGGAAGCTCAAGCTGGTATGTAACTTCATTAATTCGTTTAAGAATTTTAAATGGGCCTACATACCTTGGGCTGAGCTTCCTGCTGGGCAGCCGCAGCTTGATGTCCCGTGTAGAGAGCCAGACCCGCTGTCCAGGTTGGTAGGGAGGGTGTGGGCAGGCGGCGTCTGTTGGCCTGAATCTCCTGATTCCTTACAGCCCGCTGGAGACGCACATGGGCACTGTCCCACACCCTCTCGCTACGCTTAATCCAGTCATCGACTGCCGGCACTGAAGACGGTTCACCTGACCACGGGAACATCGGCGGCTGAAACCCCAGGACACACTGAAAGGGGGTGAGGCCTGTAGAGGAATGGGTGAGTGAATTTTGGGCATATTCAGCCCAGGGGAGAAACTCTGACCATCTGTGTTGCTCACGACTGCAATAGGTGCGAAGATATCGACCGATCTCCTGATTTAATCTCTCCACCTGGCCATTACTCTGAGGATGGTAACCTGAGGTGAGACTGACATTAATGTCGAGTTGCTTGCAGAAGGCTTTCCAGACTTGGGATGTGAACTGAGTTCCTCTGTCGCTTACAATGTCCTCAGGTAAGCCATAGACACGGAAGACATGGTGGAAGAGGGCTAAGGCAGTTTCCATGGCTGTGGGGAGACCTTCAAAGGAATTAAACGGCAGGATTTGGAAAAACGATCGATGATTACCAGTATGGCTGTGAACTCCTGGGAAGGTGGCAGGTCAGTGACGAAATCGATTGATAGATGGGACCAGGGGCGTTGTGGAATAGGTAAGGGCTGGAGTAGACCTGACGGTAGTTCCTTGGGGGTCTTAGATTGAGCACAGATCTGGCAGGATTTGACATAGGTAGCGGTGTCTTTGGTCATGGATGGCCACCAGAATGAGTTCTTTAGGAGATGTAGAGTTCGTGATATACCTGGGTGGCCAGCACTGAGAGAGGTGTGGACCCATTGGAGTACTTGGTGACGCATTTCTTGAGGTACGTAGTGCTTATTAGGTGGACATTGTGGTGGTGGTGGATCTTGATCGTGTCTGCGTTGGATTTCCTCCATGATATCCCATGAGACAGGGGCCAGAATGACGGTGGGTGGAAGGATGGGTTCCGGTGGATGAGTGTCTAGATGAGGATCATGTTGCCGGGAGAGAGCATCTGCCTTGCTATTTTTGCTGCCTGGTCGGTAAGTGACTGTGAAGTTAAACCGGGTGAAAAAGAGAGCCCATCGAGCCTGGCGTGGATTTAGTCTCTTTGCACCTTTGATATACTCGAGGTTCTTGTGGTCTGTGATTACTTGGAAGGGATGACGAGCGCCCTCCAGCCAGTGTCGCCACTCTTCGATAGCTGCTTTCATGGACAACAGCTCCTTGTTTCCAACGTCGTAATTTCGTTCGGCACTGGTGAGTTTTCTGGAGTAGAAGGCGCAAGGATGGAGTTTGCCTGGTTGACCATGACGTTGAGAGAGAATGGCTCCAATTCCACAGTCCGATGCATCCACCTCCACGACAAACGGTAATTCGGGATTGGGGTGCTTCAGAATAGGGGCTGACGTGAAACTTGTCTTGAGTGCGGAAAACGCTCgatctgcctcctctgtccaaCAGAGTTTCTTGGGTTTGTTCTTTAACAGTGAGGTAAGAGAGAGCAGCTATGGTGCTATAATTACGTATGAATCGTCGGTAGAAATTTGCGAAGCCCAGAAATCTCTGAAGCTCCTTAATGGTTGAGGGTTGAGGCCAACCTGTGACTGCCTGAATCTTCGTGGGATCCATCTTGACCCCCTGGTGACTGACCTCATAGCCCAGGAAGGATGTCTGGTGGACGTGGAATTCACATTTCTCTGCCTTGACATACAATTGGTTATCCAGTAGACGGGATAAGACTGCATGCACGTGAGTGATGTGTTCTGTCTCTGACTTGGAGTAAATCAGGATATCGTCAATGTAGGCGATTACAAACTTGTTCATGAAGTCCTTCAgaatttcatttatgaatgactGAAATACAGCTGGGGCGTTGGCTAACCCATACGGCATCACCTGATATTCgtagtgccccctagtggtgagAAATGCAGTCTTCCATTCATCTCCTTCCTTGATCCTGATGAGGTTATATGCACTTCGTAAGTCAAGTTTGGTGTAAATGGTGGCTTCCCGCAGTTGTTCTAGAGCCGGGGTACAAGAGGCAATGGGTAACGGAACTTTATTGTGACGTTGTTGAGTCCACGGTAATCGATGCACGGCCTcagacctccatccttcttggCTACGAAGAAGAAGCCTGCTGCTGCGGGGGATGTTGATGCACGGATGAAACCTGATTCTAGTGCTTCCTCAATGTACTCCTCCATAGCCTGGTCCTCCATTCTAGACAACGGGTACACCTTACTCTTAGGTGGCATGGCGTTCGGCAGCAGGTCAATGGCACAGTCCCATGGCCGGTGTGGAGGGAGTAAGGTAGCCTTGGTTTTGCTGAAAACTTCTGATAGATCTTGATACTGCTCAGGAATGGAGATTTTTACCTTCGTGTCTGGACTTTCAATGCTTGTGGTGAGACAGGGTTGTGGTTGAGCAGGAAGACAGTTCCTTAAACAGAAATGTGACCAGTGAGTTAATTCCCCTTGATTCCACGAGATGGCAGGATCATGGATGGAGAGCCAGGGGAATCCGAGGATAATCTCGTACTTGGGTGAATCAACCACATACAGGGTAATGTTCTCCTGATGAAGTAATCCAACCTGCAGTTTCACTGTCTTGGTTTGATGGTGGATGCCGTGGTCGATGAGAGTATCATTGATGGCTTTGATTCGAATGGGCGGGATGCATGGTTGAGTTGGAATGTTGAATTTTTCTACGATGTCCTTATTGATGATGTTCAACGCAGCCCCAGAGTCAATCATCGCTGTCAGATCGAGAGAGAGGGTATCAGTTCTTATGGTAACCGGCAGTGTCAAAGATTTGTATTGTAATATGGAGAGGTTTTGGATATTTACCTTTGAGGAGGTCTTGGATTTGAGTGGACATCCAGTGCTACGGTGGCCTGGTTCACCGCAGTAAAAGCACAGGTGATTTTGACGGCGTCGAGTACGTTCCTCCTCAGATAATCGTGAAGCGTTTATTTGCATGGGTTCGATCGGTATGTTCTGTTACTGAGCTGGAGCTCGGGGAGTTGCGATGATAACTCTTGGCTGAGCGTTGTTTGGGTGTCTGCCTCATGAGATTATCAAGTTTAATGGCGAGGTTAACCAGTTCTGAAAATGATGAATTCTCTCGTCGGCAGGCGAGCTCAGTTTGTAAATCACTGTTCAAACTGTTGTAAAAGACGGCTTTGAGAGAAACATCATTCCATCCGCTCTGAGCTGCTAGAGTACGAAACTCAATGGCGTAATCAGCTGCGGTGCGGTTGCCTTGACGAGCGTGAATGATTTGATTCGAAATATCCCTGCCCCCTGCGGGATATTCGAATACTTCCTGAATTTGTTGCAAGAAATAGTCAACAGATCGCTTAAACTGTGAGTCGGCATCCCATACCGCTGAAGCCCAATCGAGAGCCCTCCCTGTGAGCAGCGTCATGAGAAACGCACATCTTTTCTCTTCAGATTCAAATCGTTCAAGTTGATaatcaaaatacagtttcactTGTCGAATAAACCCTTTGCATTGCTCAGCTGTGCCATCGAATTTGGTAGGGAGAGCAAAGCTTACCGTAGAAGGCATTGGTGGAGGGAGGGCTCGCACGTAGTGTGTCAGATGTTCGTTGACAGACTGCAGCTTCGTAAGCTGTTCTTGATAATTCTTTAGGAGTTCGCTCTGATAAGCAAACGCTGCTTGCAAGTTGGAGACCTCCGCTGGATTCaagggaggcgaagtattctgtaacgaaggcgctgaggcggcgttagaatccataTGCAGAGGTTTATTGTACAaagcagcaaacatacacgtaaAACCAGGCAATGGGTCGTTAACCAGAAAGCAGTCCACTCTTTCGACAGTCcaagggtaatccgtaaatCGTAGTGAGAAAGCCAGACAATAAGGTCAAACCTTGATATCAGTCCACACAGTTCAACAATCCAGAAAGGGTAATCCAAGAAATCGGTAGTCAGAAAACGAGGCAGAATCATACACGTGcaaacaaatcagaataatcagaaaacgcttggtaaggcaggtaaactggcaatacttcgcaatgtgtgagcacatggtgagtccttaaatactgccaaacaggaagtagcagtagaagcagcagagggagcgcgcagtcagtattcgggtgatggctccctctgctggcttggcattacagAAAACATCATAAGAGGTAATTTGCTTTTTGTCTGTAATTTTAGTAGAATCTATCATTAAACAGGCAGGAAACTCTGTGTTTACTTTGCTACCAGTTAACAACTTAATATTCCTCCACAACTTCCTAGTATTTGTCAAATTTTCTGTGGTTTTATCAAGAAAGTAATCAGATTCATTCTTTCTAATCGCTACTGTACATTTATTTCGCAGCTGCCTAAAATGCAGCCAGTCagaatttaaatgtgtttgcCTGGCCCTGGCCCAAGCTGCATCCCGCTCTTGAATAAGATCACACAAGGCAGTTGAAAACCATAAATTATCCTGGGATTTAACTCTATATTTTCTCAAAGGTCCgtgcttattaataattaacataaaactattataaaaatattccCAAACACAATCAAAATATGgaattaaagtaattatatCCCAGTTAATTTGAGCAAGATCATTCAAGAAGGCCTGCTCactgaaatatttcataaaatgccTAGTTATAATTCTCGCGTTCTGCTTGGGCAGCCTCGTATTTCTGACTACTGCCACAGCACTATGATCACTAATATTGTTTGCGAATACAGAAACTGGATGATATTTATGTGGATCACTTGTAAGAACAAGATATAttaatgtagatttttttttttttttttagagatttCGAATTTGACGATTATGGATTATGACTAAAGATTAAAGATTAGGACTATCACAAAACTTTTTAGAATCATCGGATGTTGCATCCATccaattcaaattaaaatctcCCATTATGATCAATTCCTTGTATTTCAAAGAGGCCAATGAATGCATTTGAGACTGTAAGGCACAGCTATTAGCCGAAGGAGGTCTACCCCTCCACCCATTTATAATATATCTGCTTAAAAACCTTATAACCAGAAATACTAATGTCTCTGTCTGAGATAGATTTATTAAGACAGGATTCAGATATGACAATAACATTCGCGTTTGTATTTTTAGCCCAGATGTACACTATATCCAATTTAGGCAACAGATTACgagcatttaaatgtataaagcCCAATACAGACCTTGTTTTTTTAACTCAGCTGAAGCAGGGAAGTTTAAAGCAGCATGCGGTCCTGGATTTGGTGATACATTCCCAGGcattaacaacattaaaattattaaactcCTTCGTTTAACAGAGTTACTCATTCTAATTCTAATCATAGGCCAAACAAAAAGATGTGTCAGTCATACAATAATTTCTTATACACAtcttataaaatcagaatacaTAAAATTCATGGGGTACAACATATCATAGTATTGTTCAAACATAACAGGGTTAGTAGATACTCCATAATGTGTCTGACTATCAATATTTACACATGACGAATTACACAGTCTGAGTGTGATGCTTCagtttttaatggtaaaagatTGTGAGGTAATATGCTGAACATTTAATATCAGACtagtgttttataatataaatgttaaaggaACAACGGTAATATCCAGTGATTCAAACTACTCATTACCTCAATACCATTACCCCCCCATGCATTTTTTATGCTGATAAGAATACAAATGTTACAGACAGAGTTAGTGACAGAGTTCAGCTGAACTGGATCCCGACACTTCTTTTGTCCTTCCCAGTAAAGAACTTTAATTAGCGCAGAGTGTTAGTGATTATGCCAGCTCGTATTTGTTCATCCGACTGTGTGTAACGTTACCCAGGGTGACACTGACACAGAGGGCTTGGCCTCTTAGTTCACAACTCGAAATGGGGTcagaaaagtattttaattttcaaacaccaaggcaaatttaaataattagccTGTAATCTCAAAGAAGTGCCTCGTGTGCTGTTTATCAGAAACTGCCAGATTGCACTTTTCCCCTCCACAGCAATCTATCATTCACTGGCCGAACATTAACATTCAAAGCTTGTCATCACCATGACACCAGACTACTTCATCCACATTTGCCTCTTTAAATGCAGGGTGGCTCCTCAGCATGCCCAATGCATTATTTAGCGCTCGTTCACTTGGGGCGATTTCAGCCGCGGCCCATCTCTCTGTCGCTGTTATGTCACAGCGCATTTTTCCTCTGCACCTAATTTTGTTCACtattaacaatgtatatgataCTGGCAATAGCTCAGGCTAATGAACATCCCAAAAATCCCTCTGCAGTCTGGAGAGCATTAGATTGAGGTTTCTGGACATCTCTCTCATGAGCGTTGGATTACAAAGGATGAAGGGAAAGATAAGTGTTTAACCTCTTAAATGAATTTCTGCACTTCTCCTGAAGTGGCATGGAGATTTAAATCCACTGTTTTGGTTTAGTGAAATTGAAGTTGAACTGGAAATAGTTTCCAGCAAgcttattttgtcattttgtccaGCAAGCTCATTTTGTCAAAAGACAGGGATTATCTTATTGATGCAGAGATCCTTATAAGTGAATCTCACGAAAACATCTTTACATTCTTGGTTTGTCATAGTGTGGTATGTTTGTCTGATGAGGTGTTCTTAAATCTGAtacactatctatctatctatctatctatctatctatctattgcaTAAAACCAAACccttctatttatatattattattgtaaaaaagcaaattaaaatattttattacagaaatatattatttttgcattaccTTAAAGATAATATGAAGAGATTGTGCgtaattattaaaagtattttatttgagcaaaataaaaaaataaaaagtcaggtCAGTGCTGCCCCTGACATGTTGTTGGCAGATATTATGTGATTTTATCCTtctaatatatattatgtacaatTCTGTGCTGGTAAATACAGATGTATTAGAAAAGGCTAGAGCCTAAGTTGCATTTTTCTCCTTGTGGTGTGGACTGCACAGCACTGACAGAACATCAGTTAGAAAGACTAATCAAACCTTAATTTGTTAAACCTCACAGTCTCTTATCTAACAGCACACAACCTATGTTTCCCCACTTGCTAAATTTGCGCAGGGATGCGTGACCAGCAATATCTTAAAATCATGGCTAAACTGTAAGGAATATAACCAAGTTAAAAGAAGGGAGATTCTCATCACACTTGTAATTGTAATACCTCAAAGCGTCAATGTTTTTAACGATTTAAGCACTTCACCTCCCCGTTCGCCTCATTTTAACTTCTTGTCCTACTCTGCAGTGAGTCATCCTGTTCAAACAAGCCTTTTTATATAATTGATAGCCTCTGTTTGGCTCTTCCACTGACAtccttattaaataaaaacgaaTGGCAGAGAAAGCTGCAAAAATCCCATGCCCACCCTTTCAG includes:
- the LOC127176045 gene encoding LOW QUALITY PROTEIN: uncharacterized protein LOC127176045 (The sequence of the model RefSeq protein was modified relative to this genomic sequence to represent the inferred CDS: inserted 1 base in 1 codon; deleted 1 base in 1 codon), with the protein product MSTQIQDLLKAMIDSGAALNIINKDIVEKFNIPTQPCIPPIRIKAINDTLIDHGIHHQTKTVKLQVGLLHQENITLYVVDSPKYEIILGFPWLSIHDPAISWNQGELTHWSHFCLRNCLPAQPQPCLTTSIESPDTKVKISIPEQYQDLSEVFSKTKATLLPPHRPWDCAIDLLPNAMPPKSKVYPLSRMEDQAMEEYIEEALESGFIRASTSPAAAGFFFVAKKDGGLRPCIDYRGLNNVTIKFRYPLPLVXPALEQLREATIYTKLDLRSAYNLIRIKEGDEWKTAFLTTRGHYEYQVMPYGLANAPAVFQSFINEILKDFMNKFVIAYIDDILIYSKSETEHITHVHAVLSRLLDNQLYVKAEKCEFHVHQTSFLGYEVSHQGVKMDPTKIQAVTGWPQPSTIKELQRFLGFANFYRRFIRNYSTIAASLTSLLKNKPKKLCWTEEADRAFSALKTSFTSAPILKHPNPELPFVVEVDASDCGIGAILSQRHGQPGKLHPCAFYSRKLTSAERNYDVGNKELLSMKAAIEEWRHWLEGARHPFQVITDHKNLEYIKGAKRLNPRQARWALFFTRFNFTVTYRPGSKNSKADALSRQHDPHLDTHPPEPILPPTVILAPVSWDIMEEIQRRHDQDPPPPQCPPNKHYVPQEMRHQVLQWVHTSLSAGHPGISRTLHLLKNSFWWPSMTKDTATYVKSCQICAQSKTPKELPSSQPYW